A segment of the Anguilla anguilla isolate fAngAng1 chromosome 6, fAngAng1.pri, whole genome shotgun sequence genome:
tttCCTTAATTGTGTTGGTCTACCTTAAAATTTTCCAAAGACAAAATATATAATAGTAAATATGTTCAAAAACTTTAGTTCATGTTAGTTTTAGTAAATATGTAATATCAAGATATTGATCTGGACAAAAATTAAGCACACATTTTGAGAATTTAATTAATCTTCTaccatctcttttttttatcaattgTGATATTTTATCTGCAGTTATCCAGAGATAACTTGAGCTCTTTTGTTTTTAGTCTAGCTTCCATTTCCTGAGGATGACCGCAACCAATGTCTGCTGAAGTGTTGAAACAGTAGCctagggcctctctctctctctctctctctctctctgtctttctatctcactctctctgcccctaAACAGAACCAATCATGCTAAATTTTTGATGTCACAAATAGAATCTATGTGCTTCGCTTCAAACAACAACATGttgtattttgtcaaaaaagaCTATGATTGCATCTTGTGAGTATAACCCTGATGCTGTCTGTCTCCGTCTCTTAACCAAGGCGAACGGCTCCTTATGTTTCTCGTTATTTGGCCACTGACTGCAGTCCACATAATGTGCAAGAAAAATAATGTGGAAGGCCCAACGCAGCGTGAGACATGTGGTATCAGTATAAACATCGGCTGACCGGCTACCGTCTGAGTACAGGGAGGTAAAATGAATGCAGGCCCGCACCGCTACTGTGCAAAGCGTACGGGCTTGGTGTGATAATGAGAAAATGTGAAACATACACCAGCTTCGCACCACCCTCCAAGCTGCCCACAGAGCCTTTACGGACTCCACAGAGTTGAATGAAAGCTCAGCATTTTTCGAGGCGGCCTGTACCTTAACAAAAAAGTGAATTCTCCTGaggtctacccccccccccccccccccaacaacatTCCTACACCTCAGGCTCGTTATGTGTTTCACACCACAAGCCCCTCCGTCAATGGGgattggagggggtggggtgggggggggggggtggggggggggggctgggggattATGGTCTGGGATAGACAGCGGCTTTCCTCACCTATGTCCTACTGAGAAGCCCCCAGGTCCTGTTTGCCCAGCCCCATCTGCTCCTCACATTTTCTGGCTTCCTGCATCGAGGCTGCCCCCGAACGCCCTGTAACACCGCCCCGCAGTCTGGGTGGCAACAACGCAGAGTTTGCCTCATCTGGATTAGTGAAAGCAACCGTCAGCCTAAATGGCATTACTGACGCAGCAAGATGGAGATGCCATCTATGTTGTAGCCCCCTTCTCACTCGAATCTGGGGGGGTTGTGACTTTCTGATTACCTCTGGCGAGCGTTCCCTGTCCTGCTTCGCCCTTCGTGACAACCATCAAAGACACACAGCGgcaattctgaaaatgaaaaaagttcatcagtgccattttttttttttgatagcagtgaaaaataaaagcagcaaatTAAAACTTTTTGTTGACAAATGAGAATGCAGGGCTGAGCTTTAGCTGGAATTCGGcgctcccccttccccccccccacgcgcccGTCCCGCGGAGGGGAGGCGGACGGGTCGGCGGGTGAGGAGGATTCTTGCCGCTTCGCCCGGGCTTGCCGTGGGAATGCCGAGAGGGGAGCCGACCCTGCCTTCAGCGCTGGAATGGGAacgggaggtcaaaggtcactgggGCCCAAGCCCCGCCCAGCTGACGATCAACGTCGTCCGCTCTCCGAGGCGAAAAGCCGGGAGATCCGCGGAGCGACTTCTGACCCCCTGTCGCTCGTGGGCGATTTCGCCAGAACACTTAGCGGTGCCAGACGCGACAGCGCCGCCACACCAAGCCCCACCTGGCATCGTCCTCTGTCATATCGGGATGGCAGATATGTCATCCACCCAAGCACCAGTTGCCTGGGCATATTAAATGTATATTACATTCACTATCAAGCGATCTTATACAGAGGTCTGCATTGAGTCCTTCGAGAGTCAAATGCaatggctgaatggaagcatcTTACTAATCAAACTCATCTAACTGctcaagcattttaaaaaatattttctacacaTCAGAAACAAACTGAGAAGCTGTCTGTGAAATACAATCATCAAAAACCTCCCTGTATTTTTAACTTCACTGCAAAATTTCCTTTCCTCTTTTATTCAGCAAGCCACTGACATTAGGGCCTAACTtaaaacagcactgaaacagctcTTCGAATGTGGCTTTGATCCTATCCTAAGATTCTATTAGATTATAAAAAAGTCACTGCATCAAagggaaatgtttaaaaaaaaagagagaaatatattATCACCCGAGATGAAGTTTAAGGCTTAGACCTCTGGTTAGACTTCTTAACCCCTACTTGCATATATACATTTGCAATAATCTGATTATGAATAATTCCACTAGCACATTCACCCGTACGATATACTCTCtatcaatataaaaataaaagaacaaatgtATGAGTTACTGTATTTTAGTAAATGTATGTGTTCTCCATACTCCATTCtaagaattttgttttaaataaacagaagattttcaaataaatagtTGTGGAGCAGCCAAGATAAATGTAAAGCAATTCAATAACAGTAAGAATTATACTGTAATGTACTCCCAGCATTCTCTCTGTGAGTTCAGTAATGAAACATTCCAGGGCCAGGTGAGTCAGCTACTGTGCTCTACATTTTCTATGGAATCTGCCAAAAGATCTTCATCCCCATTGTTTATGTTTGATCTGTGATggtgtaatgaaaaaaaaattacagccaCTGTAAGGCAAAACAGTTCTGAAATCCAAACCTTGGCATTAGTAAAGTCCACAAACGCAACACTGTTCCCAAACAGAAGTGAGGAACAAGGAGACAGGGTGAACCTTGCAAGTGTTCCGGAACTAAACCCGCAGAGATCTTAAGCAAATAACACTGGATCTAGAAATCACGTCTTTTCTTGCACTCCTGTCTTTCTCCGTTTGATAAGCAACATAACCGAAAATTGAGAAATCCTTCAAGCAATAAATGAACCAAAGACAATATGAGGGCAGTgtactaaaaacaaaacagaagggTCCTATGAGTTTACCTCTGCAAACCTAAGACCTAGATTGAACTGTCCCTCTGTGTAAATCAGAAGCCTTATGAACAAGACTACAAATTACTCTGTTTATATCGCCACATTATCATGAACCTTTGCCTATATTGAAACCTCTCTCAGTCCCTTCTCGAATAAACATTATTCAGAAAAACACTTGACTCGGGGTACAGGAGTTGCAGGGAAATCCAAGAGTTCTGAGAGGACCCCTCTTCCTCTTAGCCTTGGTGGTCTCTCTTTGAATCACTTCACAGATGTTGCTATGGACACAACCTGTTCCTATTATCATTTCGCTTAGCATTTTGGAGTTAACCTGCTAGGACTGTCCTTGCCCATGTCTTGATGAGATTAGCAGCTGGTCTTTGAAAACAAGTCAAAAGCTGTTGATCTTCTGATGTTTAGCTGTAAGGATCTTTCTTCCTCAAGTGTCTTTATTTATAATCCTAATGGGAAAAACTGCCACAGGGCAcagaattcaaataaaacaaagtttacGATTATTATTGCGGAATGAAATGATTTCAGAAAGGACTCTGGCTCCGTCCATTCTCATTATCATATtttaacatcattttaaaatgagcataaATGGGACTTATAACCAGATTTATGACCAGTTTCATCTTTTTGAACCTTTTTAAACTAGTGGTAAACAGAAGAAAAGACTACAGGGATGGCAATAAACAGCCTATTAAACCAACAATAAACTATTGAATTTATTACACAAATTGGTccataaaaaccttttttttaaacaaattttatttataggaCATTAATCCAAATAATCTGCTTGATGGCTTCTAATTTCTCAATCGCAAAAACTAGACATGCTGatttagtaaaatattttagGAAGCAGCAAAATGCGgggaaatataataaaaaataacaatgaaatacTAATTAAAGAAATTTAACGAATTTCACGCCAGAAGCAGCAGGGTGGAAAGTGGCTGGGAATCTGTGGGTAAAAATGTGTCATGTCTCTACGATGACAGACAGAAAGGTATGTGATGCCAGCAGCTTACCTGACAAGTCAATAGAGTAGAAAATCTTTAGGTGCGTTGTTGCTAAATATGGCAAATTTATGCAAGTTACACCTatgcacatgaaaataaaatgtagcatACAATTCAATATGAATTCTGCTGTGAAGTACTTCAGCTTgtacaattattttgtttattagcTATTCAAGGAGTGTAGTAATCATGcgttttattaaattaaactttatttttaatttatttccaatcttatttttaattttatcttttatttttgcaagcCTTCTGgccattaataatttattaaaactgttttaaaactAACCATAAAACATTCTTACAGAAATATACAATTTCAGATACTTTCAGACCTTAAACTCATTTTACAGAAAGGATACAATTCTGCTCCTTCATGGCACCTCCAATTATAAAATCCCACCAACCGTTTAATGCACTTATTACACATTCACAACCTTCAAAGCCAGCATGAGTTTAGGATGCAAGGGCTTGTGTGGACAGCAATCTGGGGATTAAGCTGCCATTTTGAACTTGCCCAGGACTTCGGGGATAAACAGCCCCTTCCTTTCGATCagcggtaaccaaccctgttcctggagatctaccatcctgtaggttttcatttcaaccctaatttggcacacctgactctaccaattagcagctcaacaagacatctagctgttgaataaggtgtgccttgttagggttggaatgaaaacttacaggacggtagatctccaggaacagggttggttaccactgctttagaTTAAGGTCATGCTATGCTGCATACCTACAGTAAGCATGCTATGGATCACATGAAAAGCAACGTGTTACCGGCCAGTGTCCACTACAGCACGCTTGGTCACTTAGATTTCTTGACCAAGTGGTCAAGAAATCTTTTGAAGTAGTTATATTGCCCCCTACTGGTCGAACATAGAACACCACCATTTGAAGTCCTGCTTTTCTCTGTATTAAACCTATGCCATGGTGAGACCTGTCATAAAATAATCCAAGGCCTAATAAGACATAAAACATCCATTTCAGTGACAGCAAGAATGTGGTAATGCACATAATCTTTGGACAGGCTTTGTGTAGTGGGTTCTAGATGCATAATAGGTGTATCataatgacattaaaatggTTTCTGGTAACATTAATCTACAAGGAATTATTACAAGGCTGTCATGGAAATACACATTAAGAATTTTCTATAAAATTATCACCTGATTGCTGTGACATTTATTAGAACtattaacttttttacataaaccattttaatttatttgtgcactcacaaattttaatttatttgtgagtATACAAATAGATTAAAATGgtttagtttttaatttaattataatgtgCACTCACTAATTTTGTATGTGGAATGATGTCATTTGTGTGACATCATTCCACATGACAAATCATTTAGTGAGGGGTGACATTTTGGACACTATTTACATGTCACATACCATGCCATTCAAAGTGGCACAGTGCAGGTGCAGCTGGCACtagaaatagaaaaacaaaatctacTTTTTAAATAAGGTTCAAAATCGTCCAGACTTTCTACAAGAATAAAGAACCAGCTGTTTTTACTCCAAATGCAACACAAGCAGTGTGTTGGTCCTTCCTGATacgcataaaacaaaaataaggacATCAACAGTCCATCTAGTGACTGTGTGGGACAGATGGATGAAGACTAAACAACTGTAATATGTAGGATTAAatataaaggtgtgtgtgtgtgaagggcaCGTTCTCAAGTGCTTGTGTGGTCCTTTTCCTAAACGGTtacaatttcagttttatgACTAGATGCCGTTATAAACTTGAAAATTTATGTAAGCTATAtctctgcacatacacacaagatTTGTACAGAAGTAATATTGGGAGGCTTGCAATAGTTTCCTTTCATTGCTATACCAAATGCACCCATTTACCGATTTAGGCCGTATCTACGAACAACCTCACTTCCCACACTTGCTCAAAAGCATTACAGGAACTGCTGAGAGGGCAACCAccaagaaaaatgttttccattttttcaacCCACAGATACTCACCCCACTTCATACTGTTAGAATTAATAAGTGAGGATACTTTTAAACAGGGTAAATTAACAAAGCTTTATACAGGGTTTGTAACATTTTAGTTTGACACTTTCTAAATTTGCAATAAAAACACCCACAGACTAATGCCTGGACTAGATGATATGGTTAAGATCTTCTATTGGTCGCATGGATAGCATGGAGTCGCCATCACAGGGTGAAACATCATGGCCAGAAAACCAGTGTGTCATATGCAAGCTGTCCCAAGCAGCAAGATTGAAATAGGCCAGTTCAGTAAACAGAAACTATTAAAAGCAGGTTGACAGcaatttaccatttaatatttcaatacaaaaaacaatgaacagaaCCAAGCCTGGCCAATGTCCTAGAGCTCAAATATATTCTGAGTACACAGCCACACCACAAGGTAAATAACACCCACATtcttggaagaaaaaagaaaaacaaaacaatacagaagagatggggggggggggggaagatcAGAAAgccaaaaattttaaattatgactGAAGTGCAGATGTGGGAAAGAGACTGAAATTCAGGAAAGGCACGCAGAACCCAGATCTCCTGCGTCCTCTGCAACCGGTTCGAAAAAGCAAGCAACACCACAGAGCATGCGATACACGGCCATCCACGCGGGACGCGTGGCTGTTGGACGCGCCTCAGTGGGACTGGCCGTAGTGGTCTCTCCTGGAATCCATCACCTGAGAGGTGAACCGGGCCGAGGGATACCACCCGGCTTGGGAAGTCCGCTGGCTGGTGTGAGAAACCCGTCGCTGGACAACGTGCcgctggtggtggtgctggggcCTTTGAAAAGAAACCACACTCTGGTCAACGTTGTGGCCATGGGCGTGGTGATGGTGGGGTCTTTCGGGAGAAACCCTACTCTGGTCAATGTTGTGGTGATGGTAGGGCCTTGGAGGAGAAACCCTACTCTGGTCAATGTTGTGGTTGTGGGGATGctggtgatgggggtggggatggtggGGTCTCTCAGGAGAAACCCTACTCTGGTCAATGTGCTGGAAGAGGTTTTGAGTAAAAACCCTACTCTGGTCAATGTTGTGGCCATGGGAGTTTTGATAGTAGGGTCTTACAGGAGAAACCCTACTCTGGTCAGTATTATAGTTAATGGGGTGCTGATGTCTTTGAGGGGAAACCCTACTCGGGTCAACATGCTGGTAGAGGTTTTGAGTAGAAATCCTACTCGGGTCGGTGTGATAGTGAGGTGGTTGAGGAGAatttgcattctgggtaatcctGTGGGCTGTGCCCACGCTGTGCATTACGTCGTGTCTATGAGGGTCGGGATGTGCGTGTTGGAAAACCCTACGCTGTGAATACTGCTGGCTGTGGGAGGACACTCTCTGGGGGGGACGATACCCATAGCTATACTCATGAGGATGCCTACGGGGGGGCACCATACCACCCTGGCTTAGCTGGGTCCATCTACTGCTAGTGGACGAGTAGGTCTGGGGGTAACGCTGTTCCTTTATGGAGCCAGGCTGACTGAACCGCACATGTCCTCCCGTGTCATGGCTTTGGCCTCCACCTCCTTTTACGCCAATGCTGAAATGGCTCATGTGCTGCTGCGTTAGAGACTTTCGGACCCGCACCTTGGCCAGGGCAACTGCACCCCAGCGGTAGTCTGTGGATTGAGAGAAGTCATTGaaaagcagaggtggaaagtccaggggtcagaacgTAAAAGTCGTGCCATGTGTTCCTTCCACCCACCAGCAGATTTCAACAATTAGTTCTAccacctggctgaagaattgcgcttaattagcaaatccaggtttTTCTGAACCTGGATATTACACCTCCGTTGAAGAGTGTCCACGCCAATTTTACGTTGATGTTCAGATTatccaattcaattcaattcaatgcaGACAAGGCTCTGACAGAATTTTAAATAAGCATGTCACAATTTAATACTCATTATGTCAAAGAAACATAACATTCGGTCTAAACTCATTTTGTGACATGCATACAGTCTGCCACGGTCAGCCATGCAATTAACTTCCCATCTATGAATATTAGCATTTTTGGATGTAGCGACTAATTTGCCAGGACATGTGCCAGGTCAGAGAAAGAATTATGCAACCATTGAGGCTTCATGTTGAATCCATACTTCTACATTTTTGCTCAAGAAACTCATTTGACCCAAACTTCAACCGCAGTCAAAATTACCCATTTTGAAATCAGATGGTTACTTTGGAAATCAGGCACTGATTTACCATGTACTGTATAAGCACAAAGAATGTATAAAGTGAAAAGAAGATTCAGAAGATTTTTAAATCCTTACCTCCATTAATATACAAGCAATCCACACCAACAGCAAACATGGAAAGCAAAGACACACTAAAACAAAAGGGAGGTTTAATTACTCCATAATTCTGCCAAATGAGTGTTTACATTACAAAAGACAATGAAATGACACAgtataaaaatgcatacaatTCCAAACAGTAGCATATCACCACCCATATCAGACCATATAACTTACCCCAAATACACTGCAACAGGCTTTGCCATGGTTTTAAAGCAGGCCAAACACTAGCCAGCCAAAGCAAGATGGCAAGTTTatctatttacaaataaattaaactgcGCAGGCTTTGGTGTAGTGAGTTGGTACAGCTCTTAGACCGGAAATGGGCAGCTTCAGGATCCCCGATGTGATTAGCTAATTAGTGACAGCTTCTCTGAAGACCACACACAGGGAAGCAGTTCAATGAGAATAATTTAATCATGGTTGTAAAGAAAAAGATGGCACGCTCAAGAAGTCAAATGCTTTATACACTTCtataaattcattttctgaCAGGATTGTGTTCCCTGTTCCTTATTCCCTGTGTGTGATTCATCATAATACTGCCATCAGCATGCACATGCTCCCAGGTGtgacatatattttaaaatggtaattgGTACCTCATTATCAATCAATATAAATTAGTGCcattataaattaattcattaggGACACACTTGGCCAGTCCaacatgaaacatttcattattcacaaaacaaaagaaaacacagcaaaGATTCTGGGGTTAATTTGGGTTATTATGTTCTCTATGGCAGGTGTCAGTAGATCCCTGCACCATGGTCAGACTTGCATGGAAATAATGGCTCATCCAATCCCAAGTATTGGCCATTGGGAGGGTTAAGCAATTAAGGGCCAGGTGTGGCCTGCATATTAACCTAAGAAGAAAAGGACAACACTTGCTTCTACTTattaaggtcttgattgaagaccacaattagttaattagttaattagcagtgctgggttaaaacaaaaacatgtaccTACACCCACcttcctgtgggttttcattccaacacAAAGCAGATCTCCTTCAACAGCTAGAAAACccgctgagctgctaattagttgaatcaagtgtgccaaattagggtcgaAATTAAATCCTACAGGACAAtggatctccaggagcagggttggtcAGCCCTGATCTAAACTGCTCTCTAGACTGCAGGATCCAACAACTCCCTTTACACCTCATTTGAATATTACACAAAAATGACCCAGATAACCCAAATATCAGGCAACACTGTGTTTTGATCAAGTGCACTTCAATGTAAGAATATGTTGTATGAGTGACTGTTGACAGAATGGAAGCATTACTCATGATTAGAAAACAGAATTTTACACGCCAAGAGATGACACTGTCCTGACATATTAAAAAGACATTAATGGGAATAGCCTTTGACCTGTGGTAACATAAACTAAATTATGGACTAACCTATGGGCAAATTGGAGCAATATCACACAGTGCTGTCCAGAGTTTCACGCATGagataaagaacaaaaaatttcaaaagtagaaaaagttaattttaaaaatacgttTTTAGTTCTTGCTGATGAAATACTTCACTactggtatttatttatatcaaaGCTTTAGTCTGGAATGGCACTTAGCTGTTAGACTTTAAGGAAATCCTGCTGTACGCACGGTAAGCATCAGGTGACACGACACAGCTCCGAGAGCTCAGTTTGGGTCCTAAAAGATACTTCCTCAACTTTGTGCCAAAATGCTTATTGACTATAAAAATTGTGCG
Coding sequences within it:
- the LOC118229097 gene encoding histidine-rich glycoprotein-like isoform X1 — its product is MAKPVAVYLGVSLLSMFAVGVDCLYINGDYRWGAVALAKVRVRKSLTQQHMSHFSIGVKGGGGQSHDTGGHVRFSQPGSIKEQRYPQTYSSTSSRWTQLSQGGMVPPRRHPHEYSYGYRPPQRVSSHSQQYSQRRVFQHAHPDPHRHDVMHSVGTAHRITQNANSPQPPHYHTDPSRISTQNLYQHVDPSRVSPQRHQHPINYNTDQSRVSPVRPYYQNSHGHNIDQSRVFTQNLFQHIDQSRVSPERPHHPHPHHQHPHNHNIDQSRVSPPRPYHHHNIDQSRVSPERPHHHHAHGHNVDQSVVSFQRPQHHHQRHVVQRRVSHTSQRTSQAGWYPSARFTSQVMDSRRDHYGQSH
- the LOC118229097 gene encoding uncharacterized protein LOC118229097 isoform X2 — encoded protein: MAKPVAVYLGVSLLSMFAVGVDCLYINGDYRWGAVALAKVRVRKSLTQQHMSHFSIGVKGGGGQSHDTGGHVRFSQPGSIKEQRYPQTYSSTSSRWTQLSQGGPSTTTSGTLSSDGFLTPASGLPKPGGIPRPGSPLR